Part of the Novosphingobium sp. KA1 genome is shown below.
GTCCTCGGTGCCCGGACACTCGATCATCTCGAGTTCGGCGATCGCCGGCCAGTCGTTCAGCAGGGCCGCGAACTGGGCGGGGCTGCGCGAATCGGTAACGTCGACCAGCGCGACATGCCGGGCATCGACCACACGGAACGGCCCGTAGGCGGCGATGCCCCGGGGGATCGCCGCCGGCGCCGAAGGCTGCCAGGCAATGGCGCCGCCGCTGCCGACCAGACGCTCGCCGCCGGTGAAGGCAGGCGCCTCGTCCGCCACGAAGGCCGCCGGTTGCTGGACGTAACCGGGCTCCTCGAACAGCACGATCTCATAGGCGATCGCCGCGGTGCGTGCCGGTACATGCGCCTGGGCCGGCGAAGCGGCCAGAGGGAGCACGGCGAGCATGGAAAGCAGGATGGGTCGCATGCGGCCAGAGTGCGACCGGGAAACTTACCCAAACCGTGAGACATTCGGTTAAAAGGCTGTAAGGTTTGGCCTAGGCGTTCTTTTCCATATCGACAGTGCCGGACGCCGATGTCATCCCAGCCCCAAGCCAAGTAATTCTACGTATTACTCCAGGAGCCAAGGGTCCTTCGTGGTCGCACTCGTTTCGACCGTTGCCTACCTCGGTCTCGAGGCACGCCCGGTCGAAGTCCAATGCCAGGTAGCACCGGGAATGCCCGGGTTCACTCTGGTCGGCCTGCCCGACAAGGCGGTTGGCGAAAGCCGCCAGCGGGTCAGCGCCGCGCTTACGGCGATGGGGCTGGCGCTGCCGCCCAAACGCATCACCATCAACCTCTCGCCGGCCGACCTGCCCAAGGAAGGCTCGCATTACGACCTGCCGATCGCGCTGGCGCTGCTGGCGGCGATGGGCGTGATCGATGCCGAGCAACTGGGCGATTTTGTCGCCGTGGGCGAACTCGCGCTCGACGGGCGGGTGATCCCCTCCCCCGGCGTGCTGCTGGCCGCACTCCACGCCAGCGCGCTCGACAAGGGGTTTTATTTATATTTACAGAGGAGAATCTCACCTCTGAGTCTCACACCAACCCATTTTGGGCGCTCCATGAGGTGCGAAATTTATTTCGCACCTCATGGAGCGCAACCGCCGCAGGCGGAAGCGGCATAAGCCTACCTATGCGCTCAAAAGCACAGAGGCATGCGGGGGCTGAAGAGTGGAGCAGGCTAAAGAACGCCTCAGAGCGAAATTAGTAACCGCCCTATCCATCAACCTCGAATCAGTTTAACAGATCTACGCTCCGGTACTAGCAAATTCTGAGGGGCGCTAAATGGGTGTAAATGGATGGGACACGCCGTTACGATCACCATTCGATTGGCTTAAACAAATGCCACACCTAGACCCTATAGATTGGGATTTACCTAAATTTTATGGAAGAAGTGGAGAATTTGACTTCACTCTAGAACTATTGCCTGATGATTCGCCTTTCCTGACGGTAGAGAAGGCCAAGGAGTACATTTCAGGCCAGCTCTTCTCGATGACAGCCAAACCCCATTTCCGCCCAGGCAGCCCTTGGCGAGTGTTTGACGAGCTTGCCGTCGAGGCTAAACGCGCTTGGTACGAAGACGTACCATTATCATATGACTGTGGGAACGCTCTGACTTCCTTAGAACAAACCACAGATCTTGTTCGTGAAGGTGATAGTTTACCGCAGCATCGTGCGGCCGGATGGGCCCTGATTTACCTTCACCACAAAACTCAATTTGAGGGTGACCTCACGCTAGTTTTGGGAGATCCTATCGTATTGCACTCACCCACGAAATATATCGATATGTCCGGTACTGGATTGTGTGAGCCACCATTCAATTTGAGACCAACAATAATTATGGGGCATTGTGATTTTAGCGGAGCTTTAACTGACATGACCGCGTACAGAATCCGTACCGTCGCGGATCCAATGGCGCGCCTCCAATCCATCGCAAATATCACCAATCACCAGCCGAGAGCCGTAATCGAGCAGTTAGATTTCGTCGCCGCCTTACTAAGGAATCTTATTTAGGCGGTCCTGCGTAAAGCTACCGGGCGTGGCTTTGGCCTCTTACAGGAGGACAGATAATGACCTCATGTTGCAAGCAAGCGGCCGGTATCCTGTCTCTCGGACTGGATTGCTCCCGAGGACTGGCTCCATCCTCGCTATCTCACGCGGTGATGCATCTCGGTAGGCCTTAGCGCAGGCATCCGCGCACTTCGATCCCACCGCGGCTAAGATCGGCTAACTCTTGCCGTTCCACGGCGCGCATATGAGTGATCGCCCTTACCGAAACCCGCCATTACCATTTCACTGAGCGGTCGGGCGGCTGTGCGCCCATCCAAGCCGTTCGTTTGAAAACTTAGCGCACCTATGAGCGGACATTCAGTTCACGACCTATGTAAAAGGCAATGCCGCTGTCAGACCTGCCGCTCCCAGACTTCAGCAGTTCAATGCTGAAGCCATCATGCCTGACAGTGCTGCAATAAAACGGCCATCAGAGCACTCTTCACGGGCAAGTGCCAAAAAAGTCAGTCGGGGGCGAAAACCTCCAGAATCCGGCATTCTGCCATCGTCCCGCCACTGCAGCTCGAGATGGCCCCGGACAGCTCCCGGCGAAGCGCCATAAGATCGGCGATCTTGCGGTCAACTTCCGCCAGATGACGCGCGGCAATCTCGTCGACCGATCCGCAATCGCGGTCCTTCTGGCCGGACAGGTCCAGCAAAGCGCGGATTTCATCGAGAGAAAAGCCAAGTTCCCGAGTGCGGCGTATGAAACGCAGGCGGTGCAAGTCATCCGGCAGATAGGAGCGATAGTTCCCTTCCGTCCTGGCAGGCGATGCGATCAGACCCGCGCGCTCGTAATAGCGGATGGTCTCCACCGTCGCTCCTGTCGCTTTGGCGAGCTTGCCGATCGTCAGTGCCTTCATCTCTTGACCCTGTAGTTGCTACAGAGTTTATATAGGGTGCCGCACACAAATCGCGAAGGGCGACGAACATGGCTTGCGGCAGCTGCTGCGCTTCATCGAACACGGGAACGACGAATGATCCTCGCTGGCGGCGAGCGCTCTGGATTGCGCTTGTCGTGAACGGCGCAATGTTCGTAGCGGAGATCATTGCCGGGGTGGCCGGTGGATCGAAAGCATTGCAGGCTGATGCCCTCGACTTCTTGGGTGACAGCGCCAATTACGCCATCAGTCTCGGCGTTGCGGGGATGGCACTCGCATGGCGGGCAAGGGCAGCGCTCTTGAAGGGGCTCACCCTCGTCCTGCTGGGTCTTTATGTGCTCTGTGCTGCACTGTGGAGCGTGTGGCATGGCAGCACACCACACGCGGAACTCATGGGCCTCGTCGGTTTCACCGCGCTCGTTGCCAACGGCGTAGTGGCACTCATGCTCTACCGCTTCCGGACCGGTGACGCCAACATGCGATCGGTCTGGATCTGCTCGCGCAACGACGCCATCGGCAATATCGCAGTGCTGCTCGCCGCTGCCGGCGTTTTCGGCACCGGAACTGCATGGCCCGACCTCATCGTAGCAGGCATCATGGCCATGCTCGGCATTTCCGGCGGCATCCAGATCATCGTGCAGGCCCGAAGTGAGCTCAATGCGACCCGAAGGGGTTACACCGCCGCGGCAGAGTGATAGGGACCGATCGATGCGCAAGCTGTTGCCCTTCCTTGCCTGCCTGATGCTGATTCTCGTCAGCTGGTCCGGCATGGCGCACGCCGCAGAAGCGACGGGCGGCAGTGAGGCCGCGTACGATTTTTCCTACCATGCGCCCGGCGACGGTGACGAAGTTCCCGGCGATGCCGACAATGGCCTGCCTCACCATCACGGTGCCTGCCACAGTCATGATCTCGGCACGCCCTTGATGACCGTGGCGCCGCCCATCGCCCACTCGGCCGGGCAAGTTCGCGGATTTCGGCGAGCTGCTCCGCTGTACCCAA
Proteins encoded:
- a CDS encoding helix-turn-helix domain-containing protein, producing the protein MKALTIGKLAKATGATVETIRYYERAGLIASPARTEGNYRSYLPDDLHRLRFIRRTRELGFSLDEIRALLDLSGQKDRDCGSVDEIAARHLAEVDRKIADLMALRRELSGAISSCSGGTMAECRILEVFAPD
- a CDS encoding cation transporter — protein: MACGSCCASSNTGTTNDPRWRRALWIALVVNGAMFVAEIIAGVAGGSKALQADALDFLGDSANYAISLGVAGMALAWRARAALLKGLTLVLLGLYVLCAALWSVWHGSTPHAELMGLVGFTALVANGVVALMLYRFRTGDANMRSVWICSRNDAIGNIAVLLAAAGVFGTGTAWPDLIVAGIMAMLGISGGIQIIVQARSELNATRRGYTAAAE